One Halovivax ruber XH-70 genomic region harbors:
- a CDS encoding MnhB domain-containing protein has product MSDGRTYVESPIIMATVRLVAPFVLTYGLFITLHGASSPGGGFQGGVIVASVIVMLSFAYGIDPTWEWLDKRVLVGITSGGILVFAAIALGAVLFGTRSDFLELGVYPAIPHPWKYGIELVEVGIAMTVAGVVIVLFFQLARGAMPPGGSPYAKPSAQRVPNRRRDEAAQTGTASADQSGEETADQTGHESTDEPANGTGYEATNDPADRTDTPTDADSVETDSDPSTSVDDGSDRSSPADEGGDRR; this is encoded by the coding sequence ATGAGCGACGGACGTACCTACGTCGAGAGTCCGATCATCATGGCGACAGTCAGACTCGTCGCCCCGTTCGTCCTGACCTACGGGCTGTTCATCACGCTTCACGGCGCCAGTTCTCCTGGCGGTGGCTTCCAGGGCGGCGTCATCGTCGCCTCCGTGATCGTCATGCTCTCGTTCGCCTACGGGATCGACCCGACGTGGGAGTGGCTCGACAAGCGCGTGCTCGTCGGGATTACGAGCGGCGGGATCCTCGTCTTCGCGGCGATCGCGCTAGGGGCGGTACTTTTCGGAACCCGTAGCGACTTCCTCGAACTCGGAGTGTACCCGGCGATTCCACACCCCTGGAAGTACGGCATCGAACTCGTCGAGGTCGGGATCGCGATGACCGTCGCCGGTGTCGTCATCGTGCTGTTCTTCCAGCTGGCCCGCGGCGCGATGCCACCGGGTGGCTCTCCGTACGCGAAACCGTCAGCACAGCGTGTTCCCAATCGGCGGCGTGACGAAGCGGCACAGACCGGCACTGCATCAGCGGATCAATCCGGTGAGGAAACAGCGGACCAGACCGGACACGAGTCGACCGACGAACCTGCGAACGGGACCGGATACGAAGCGACCAACGATCCCGCGGATCGAACCGATACGCCGACCGACGCCGATTCGGTAGAGACGGACTCGGATCCATCGACATCAGTCGACGACGGATCGGATCGGTCGTCACCAGCTGACGAAGGAGGTGATCGACGATGA
- a CDS encoding cation:proton antiporter subunit C: protein MMELLTTHYNYVVFAVLLGIGLYMIIDDENLVKKVIGLNVFQTGIFLFFITLSVRDGGLPAVGKGSESAYVNPLPHVLILTAIVVGVSLTALALALVVRIHEEYGSIREDVVVEVLEDE, encoded by the coding sequence ATGATGGAGCTACTCACGACCCACTACAACTACGTCGTCTTCGCGGTACTGCTCGGGATCGGCCTGTACATGATCATCGACGACGAGAATCTGGTGAAGAAAGTGATCGGTCTCAACGTCTTCCAGACAGGTATCTTCCTGTTCTTCATCACGCTCTCCGTCCGCGATGGGGGCCTCCCAGCGGTCGGAAAAGGGTCGGAATCGGCGTACGTCAACCCGCTTCCACACGTGCTCATCCTCACCGCCATCGTGGTGGGGGTGAGCCTGACAGCGCTCGCACTCGCGCTCGTCGTCCGCATTCACGAGGAATACGGCTCGATTCGTGAAGACGTCGTCGTGGAGGTGTTAGAAGATGAGTGA
- a CDS encoding DUF4040 domain-containing protein, whose protein sequence is MMTLLEAGLLVFIVLSALMTAILRDVLAAIIVFGAYSLGMAVLWIVLRAPDVGLTEAAVGAGIMTVLLLVSIARTTRLTGIELRPVEINWGVAALCGLFVLAILATVPALPEIGETAGNPVFGEIYDHYVTMAYEQTHVENVVTAILVAYRGFDTLGEATVVFTAGVAVLTVLRREVDA, encoded by the coding sequence ATGATGACGCTCCTCGAGGCTGGCCTGCTCGTCTTCATCGTCCTCTCGGCGCTGATGACGGCCATCCTTCGAGACGTGCTCGCGGCGATCATCGTCTTCGGTGCGTACAGCCTCGGAATGGCCGTTCTGTGGATCGTCCTTCGTGCTCCCGACGTCGGCCTGACGGAGGCCGCGGTCGGTGCCGGCATCATGACGGTCCTCCTGCTCGTCTCGATCGCACGGACGACCCGGTTGACCGGGATCGAACTCAGACCGGTCGAGATCAACTGGGGAGTCGCCGCCCTCTGTGGCCTCTTCGTCCTCGCGATCCTCGCGACGGTTCCCGCACTCCCCGAAATCGGTGAAACGGCGGGTAATCCGGTCTTCGGTGAGATCTACGACCACTACGTCACCATGGCGTACGAACAGACCCACGTCGAGAACGTCGTGACGGCGATCCTCGTCGCCTATCGTGGGTTCGACACGCTCGGCGAGGCAACGGTCGTCTTTACGGCCGGCGTCGCCGTCCTCACCGTCCTCAGACGGGAGGTGGACGCATGA